In the genome of Streptomyces sp. SAI-127, the window ATCACGCGAGGATCGGCGCGGCGATCCACTCCGTACGGGCCGTGCCCGCCGGCCAGTTGGCGACCGTGGCCCGCTGGGCCGAGGAACGCCGGGCCCCGCTCCATGTGCACCTGTCCGAGCAGACCGCCGAGAACGACGCGTGCCGTGAGGCCCACGGGTGCACGCCCACCGAACTGCTCGCCGAGCACGGTGTCCTCGGGCCGCGCACCACCGGCGTCCACAACACCCACCTCACCGACCAGGACATCGCCCTGATCGGCGACAGCGGCACCGGCACCTGCATGTGCCCGACGACGGAACGGGACCTGGCCGACGGCATCGGACCCGCGGTCGCCCTGCAGCGCAAGGGCTCACCGCTCTCCCTCGGCTCCGACAGCCACGCCGTCATCGACCTGCTCGAAGAGGCCCGCGCGATGGAGCTGAACGAGCGCCTGCGCACCCGCAGGCGAGGTCACTGGACGGCGGCGGCCCTCTTGCGGGCGGCCTCGGCCGACGGCCACGCGGCCCTCGGCTGGGACGGCGCCGGGACCCTGGAGCCCGGCGCGCTCGCCGACTTCACCACCATCGCCCTCGACTCGGTCAGGACGGCAGGGCCGCTTCCGCGGCTCGGGGCCGAGACGGCCGTATTCGCCGCGTCGGCAGCAGACGTGTCGCACACGGTCGTGGGAGGCCGGCACGTCGTACGGGACGGGGTCCACGCGCTCGTGCCGGATGTGCCGGGAGCCCTCGCGGACGCCGTCGCAGCGCTGCACGGATGACCCCGGGCCGCCCGCCCCCGCGGCCGGCCCCCGAACCCGCCCCCACCGCCGACCAGGCCACCGAGGACGCCATGAGCAACGCGACGACCGTCAGCCCCGCCCACTCCGCGAGCACCGCAAGCACGCTCATCACCAACATCGCCGCCCTGGTCACCAATGACCCCTCCCTCGGTGACGGATCCCCCCTTGGACTGATCCAGGACGCGGCCGTCGTCATCGAGGGCGACCGCGTCGTGTGGACCGGTGATCAAAGCAAAGCACCCGCCACTGACAATCGGGTCGACGCGGACGGCCGGGCGGTCCTCCCCGGCTTCGTCGACTCCCACAGCCACCTCGTCTTCGCGGGCGACCGCACGCAGGAGTTCAACGCCCGCATGTCGGGGCGGGCCTACAGCGCGGGCGGCATCCGTACGACGGTCGCCGCGACCCGCGCGGCCACGGACGCAGAACTGGAGGCGGGCCTCACCCGATACCTCGCCGAGGCCCTGCGCCAGGGCACGACGACCTTCGAGACCAAGTCCGGCTACGGCCTGACGGTCGAGGACGAGGCGAGGGCCCTGCGCATCGCCGCCGCCCACACCGACGAGGTCACCTACCTCGGTGCCCACATCGTGTCGCCGGACTACACGGACGACCCGGCGGGCTATGTCTCCCTCGTCACCGGCGAGATGCTCGACGCCTGCGCCCCGTACGCCCGTTGGATCGACGTCTTCTGCGAGAAGGGCGCCTTCGACGGCGACCAGGCCCGCGCGATCCTCACGGCGGGCAGGGCGAAGGGCCTGCACCCCCGCATCCACGCCAACCAGCTCTCCTACGGCCCCGGCGTACAGCTGGCCGTCGAGCTGGACGCGGCCAGTGCCGACCACTGCACCCACCTCACCGCCGAGGACGTGGACGCCCTGGCGAACAGCCGTACGGTCGCCACGCTCCTCCC includes:
- a CDS encoding formimidoylglutamate deiminase, producing the protein MTPKTYWLEHAWLDTHVEPGVAVDVEGGRVAAVRTDADTPPPGAEVLRGLTLPGLANTHSHAFHRALRGTVQVGSGTFWTWREVMYSVADRLTPQTYHALARAVYAEMALAGVTAVGEFHYLHHAPGGTPYADPNAMGEALIEAAAEAGIRITLLDTAYLSSGFGQPPTTHQLRFSDGSADAWAERCSVLKDRDHARIGAAIHSVRAVPAGQLATVARWAEERRAPLHVHLSEQTAENDACREAHGCTPTELLAEHGVLGPRTTGVHNTHLTDQDIALIGDSGTGTCMCPTTERDLADGIGPAVALQRKGSPLSLGSDSHAVIDLLEEARAMELNERLRTRRRGHWTAAALLRAASADGHAALGWDGAGTLEPGALADFTTIALDSVRTAGPLPRLGAETAVFAASAADVSHTVVGGRHVVRDGVHALVPDVPGALADAVAALHG
- the hutI gene encoding imidazolonepropionase, producing MTPGRPPPRPAPEPAPTADQATEDAMSNATTVSPAHSASTASTLITNIAALVTNDPSLGDGSPLGLIQDAAVVIEGDRVVWTGDQSKAPATDNRVDADGRAVLPGFVDSHSHLVFAGDRTQEFNARMSGRAYSAGGIRTTVAATRAATDAELEAGLTRYLAEALRQGTTTFETKSGYGLTVEDEARALRIAAAHTDEVTYLGAHIVSPDYTDDPAGYVSLVTGEMLDACAPYARWIDVFCEKGAFDGDQARAILTAGRAKGLHPRIHANQLSYGPGVQLAVELDAASADHCTHLTAEDVDALANSRTVATLLPGAEFSTRAEWPNARRLLDAGVTVALSTDCNPGSSFTSSVPFCIALAVRDMRMTPDEAVWSATAGGAAALRREDIGRLTPGAYADLILLDAPSHVHLAYRPGVPLVSGVWRRGARVA